One part of the Streptomyces lienomycini genome encodes these proteins:
- a CDS encoding sedoheptulose 7-phosphate cyclase: protein MSGQVLAPVEPGVREDATGFDLLAPEGTAYRVDLTTGVFDQENPLLARALMGRRVVAFVSPTIEGLHGDRLRAYLNAHVDPGDWSVHTLRTGEQHKTLAAAEDVCATAKAAGLDRHGVMLAVGGGIVADVVGFAASMYARGVRYVKVNTTLVGQVDVGVGVKTGVNALRTKNMLGAYHPAHASINDPAFLTTLPPREIRCGLAEIVKMAVILDEELLRTLEDHPDVFLGRSSADGRLEEYVLRTSMRLMMEELCPNLREHELARLVDFGHTFSPVIETAGNHRLEHGEAVAVDMALSAHIARLLGLADADTCERIVRLLRRIGLPVFDTLTCTPELMNHALRASWERRGRKLHLVVPTAPGKATFVEELGDVPESLLRTALSALARDTEGHHV, encoded by the coding sequence ATGTCAGGCCAGGTTCTTGCCCCGGTCGAGCCGGGCGTGCGCGAGGACGCCACCGGCTTCGACCTGCTGGCGCCCGAGGGCACCGCCTACCGCGTGGACCTCACCACAGGGGTGTTCGACCAGGAGAATCCGCTCCTCGCGCGCGCACTCATGGGCCGCAGGGTCGTCGCATTCGTCAGCCCCACGATCGAGGGACTGCACGGTGACCGGCTGCGCGCCTATCTCAACGCCCATGTCGATCCGGGGGACTGGAGTGTCCACACGCTGCGGACCGGCGAGCAGCACAAGACGCTCGCCGCCGCGGAGGACGTCTGCGCCACCGCCAAGGCCGCCGGACTCGACCGTCATGGGGTGATGCTGGCGGTGGGCGGCGGAATAGTCGCAGACGTCGTCGGCTTCGCCGCGTCCATGTACGCGCGCGGTGTCCGCTACGTCAAGGTCAACACGACGCTGGTGGGGCAGGTGGACGTCGGTGTCGGTGTGAAGACCGGTGTCAACGCCCTGCGCACGAAGAACATGCTGGGTGCCTACCACCCGGCTCACGCCTCCATCAATGATCCCGCGTTCCTCACCACGCTGCCCCCGCGTGAGATCCGCTGCGGACTCGCGGAGATCGTGAAGATGGCGGTGATCCTGGACGAGGAGCTGCTGCGGACCCTTGAGGATCACCCGGACGTCTTCCTCGGCCGGTCGTCCGCCGACGGCCGGCTGGAGGAGTATGTGCTGCGGACGTCGATGCGCCTGATGATGGAGGAGCTCTGCCCGAATCTCCGCGAGCACGAGCTGGCGCGCCTCGTCGACTTCGGGCACACCTTCAGTCCGGTGATCGAGACGGCCGGCAACCACCGCCTCGAGCACGGGGAGGCGGTCGCCGTCGACATGGCCCTCTCGGCACACATCGCACGGCTGCTCGGGCTGGCGGACGCGGACACGTGCGAGCGGATCGTGCGCCTGCTGCGGCGCATCGGGCTTCCGGTCTTCGACACCCTCACCTGCACACCCGAACTGATGAACCATGCGTTGCGGGCATCCTGGGAGCGGCGCGGGCGCAAGCTGCACCTGGTCGTGCCGACGGCACCGGGCAAGGCGACGTTTGTCGAAGAGCTGGGGGACGTCCCCGAGTCGTTGCTGCGCACGGCTCTGTCAGCGCTGGCGCGGGATACGGAGGGGCACCATGTCTGA
- a CDS encoding cupin domain-containing protein has protein sequence MSEAVDGGAVRNLRELFAPKEHDHGGLGTILAHRVYARRSGRRGAEFVDLAVLPPGTSIGRHRHGADRETYVVLDGSGLMFRDGEHFRVGAGDVIANRPFGEHGLVNDGPGDLRLLVFEEPEAARPRTSPAASGEATA, from the coding sequence ATGTCTGAGGCCGTGGACGGCGGGGCGGTGCGCAATCTGCGCGAACTGTTCGCGCCCAAGGAACACGACCACGGTGGCCTCGGCACCATCCTGGCGCACCGGGTCTACGCCCGTCGGAGCGGGCGGCGCGGGGCCGAGTTCGTCGATCTGGCCGTACTGCCGCCCGGCACCTCGATCGGCCGGCACCGGCACGGCGCCGACCGGGAGACGTATGTCGTACTCGACGGCAGCGGGTTGATGTTCCGGGACGGCGAGCACTTCCGGGTCGGCGCGGGCGATGTGATCGCCAATCGCCCGTTCGGCGAGCACGGCCTCGTCAACGACGGCCCGGGGGATCTGCGACTGCTCGTGTTCGAGGAGCCGGAGGCGGCGCGGCCGCGCACCTCCCCCGCCGCGTCCGGGGAGGCGACGGCGTGA
- a CDS encoding helix-turn-helix domain-containing protein — MSSSNGHVSELGAFLKARRTELSPAEAGLPGSAGRRRVKGLRREEVALLASISPDYYTRLEQGRRRASEPVLDALARVLRLDDGERAYLLELSGRDTARPRRRTSQKVRPQLRRLLDDLSTTPAVVLGRRTDILAWNAMASALFIDFARIPERDRNFVRLIFREPAVRALYADWEWAARMTLAQLRMEAVRDPEDPRLTELVGELSVQDPDFRRWWGTHRVAAQRSGTKVLDHPVVGPLTLDWSFLTSTDDPDQQLITLTAEPGTTSHDRLRTLASRTSGAHDRP, encoded by the coding sequence ATGAGCAGCAGTAACGGCCATGTCAGCGAACTGGGCGCTTTCCTGAAGGCGCGGCGTACGGAGCTGAGCCCGGCCGAAGCGGGACTCCCTGGTTCCGCCGGCAGGCGCAGGGTCAAGGGTCTGCGCCGCGAAGAGGTGGCGTTGCTCGCGTCGATCAGCCCGGACTACTACACGCGCCTCGAACAGGGCCGCCGCCGGGCGTCCGAACCGGTACTGGATGCCCTCGCGCGTGTCCTGCGGCTCGACGACGGTGAGCGCGCCTACCTGCTCGAGTTGTCGGGCCGGGACACAGCGCGGCCGCGTCGGCGCACCTCGCAGAAGGTCCGGCCGCAGCTACGGCGCCTCCTGGACGACCTCTCCACCACACCGGCCGTCGTCCTGGGCCGGCGTACGGACATCCTCGCCTGGAACGCCATGGCGTCCGCCCTGTTCATCGACTTCGCGCGGATTCCGGAAAGGGACCGCAACTTCGTACGACTGATCTTCCGTGAGCCGGCCGTCAGAGCGCTGTACGCGGACTGGGAGTGGGCGGCACGGATGACCCTGGCACAGCTGCGCATGGAGGCCGTCCGCGATCCCGAGGACCCACGTCTCACCGAACTTGTCGGCGAACTGTCGGTGCAGGATCCCGACTTCCGGCGCTGGTGGGGTACCCACCGGGTCGCGGCCCAGAGATCCGGCACGAAAGTGCTGGACCATCCGGTCGTCGGCCCGCTCACCCTCGACTGGTCCTTCCTCACCTCCACCGACGATCCCGACCAGCAGCTCATCACCCTGACCGCCGAACCCGGCACGACGAGTCACGACCGCCTGCGCACCCTCGCCTCACGGACCTCGGGAGCCCACGACCGGCCGTAG
- a CDS encoding alpha-amylase has product MSRMKRVKRTLALAAVSAAGLLMTVAATPSVAAPAQSPAPACVEYYQSWRYTDVVNNCAETVAVTVEYTNGQDAPCRVIAPGAWATFAGYGTDGNYAIAVRTCEPSVAEVAP; this is encoded by the coding sequence ATGTCCCGCATGAAGCGCGTGAAGCGCACCCTCGCCCTCGCCGCCGTGAGCGCGGCCGGCCTGCTGATGACCGTGGCCGCCACCCCGTCCGTCGCGGCACCCGCCCAATCGCCCGCTCCGGCGTGCGTGGAGTACTACCAGAGCTGGCGTTACACGGACGTCGTCAACAACTGTGCCGAGACCGTGGCCGTCACCGTCGAGTACACGAACGGCCAGGACGCTCCGTGCCGCGTCATCGCACCCGGCGCCTGGGCGACCTTCGCCGGCTACGGCACGGACGGCAACTACGCGATCGCGGTGCGAACGTGCGAGCCGTCCGTTGCCGAGGTAGCCCCGTAA
- a CDS encoding alpha/beta hydrolase, translating into MKTDVTFPSNDLAVAGTLFTPDERIDARLPAIVISHPGGGVKEQSPSVYAERLTREGFAALVFDAAYQGESEGEPRGLENPFQRAEDIKSAVTHLTTRDDIDPDRIGALGICASGGYVPYAAQTDHRVKAVATVSAGDMGSVIREGLGRAQDPAVLTALLDRAAAARTAEARGEAPETVAWIPDDAEDLPATGTRQFRETYEFYRTPRGYHPRAVQGWVLRSADQLAQYDSYAMIRLIAPRPLLMIVGSEAETAYFSREAIERAAEPKELFVIDGATHIDLYDRDEHVAAAVAKLTDFFGKHLAG; encoded by the coding sequence GTGAAGACCGACGTCACGTTTCCCAGCAACGATCTGGCCGTCGCCGGGACTCTCTTCACCCCCGACGAGCGCATCGACGCCCGCCTGCCGGCCATTGTGATCTCCCACCCGGGGGGTGGTGTGAAGGAGCAGAGCCCGAGTGTCTACGCCGAGCGCCTGACCCGGGAGGGATTTGCCGCGCTCGTCTTCGATGCCGCCTACCAGGGGGAGAGCGAGGGCGAGCCGCGAGGACTGGAGAACCCCTTCCAGCGGGCCGAGGACATCAAGTCCGCCGTGACTCACCTGACCACCCGTGACGACATCGACCCTGACCGGATCGGTGCACTGGGCATCTGCGCGTCAGGCGGATACGTCCCCTACGCCGCGCAGACCGACCACCGGGTCAAAGCCGTCGCCACGGTCAGTGCCGGAGACATGGGCTCCGTGATCCGTGAAGGGCTGGGCCGCGCCCAGGACCCCGCGGTCCTCACGGCCCTGCTCGACCGGGCCGCGGCGGCGCGTACCGCCGAGGCTCGCGGCGAGGCTCCGGAGACAGTGGCCTGGATCCCCGACGACGCCGAAGACTTGCCGGCGACTGGCACCCGGCAGTTCCGGGAGACCTACGAGTTCTACCGGACCCCGCGCGGATACCACCCTCGAGCGGTCCAGGGGTGGGTCCTGCGCAGCGCCGACCAACTGGCCCAGTACGACTCCTACGCGATGATCCGGCTCATCGCCCCCCGCCCCTTGCTGATGATCGTGGGTTCCGAGGCGGAGACCGCGTACTTCAGCCGGGAAGCGATAGAACGGGCGGCCGAACCCAAGGAACTGTTCGTCATCGACGGCGCCACGCACATCGACCTGTACGACAGGGACGAACACGTCGCAGCTGCCGTCGCCAAGCTCACCGACTTCTTCGGCAAGCACCTGGCCGGATGA
- a CDS encoding IS5 family transposase yields the protein MERTPYATDLSDEQWALIEPLVTAWKQERVARSATGDPGSCALREVVNALLYQNRTGCQWRLLPHDFPAWSAVFYYFTLWRQDGLDQRIQEILRCQVRERSRRLEDPSLVIIDTQSVRVAAGVPKETTGLDANKKTPGRKRGLAVDVLGLVIGVVILAASAHDNEAGIALLDQAAERCGMRLEKVLVDQGFKDAVIIHGAVKDITVEVVRRNPDDEGKGFVPQPKRWVVEQVNGTLMLQRRLARDYDHRPDNAASRVYWASTAGMLRRLTTPTPTWRDDVELAA from the coding sequence ATGGAACGGACGCCGTACGCAACCGACTTGTCCGACGAGCAGTGGGCGTTGATCGAGCCGCTGGTCACCGCGTGGAAGCAGGAGCGGGTGGCGCGGTCGGCGACCGGAGACCCGGGCTCCTGCGCCCTGCGCGAGGTCGTGAACGCGCTGCTTTACCAGAACCGGACGGGCTGTCAGTGGCGGCTTCTGCCGCACGACTTCCCGGCCTGGTCGGCAGTGTTCTACTACTTCACCCTGTGGCGCCAGGACGGCCTTGACCAGCGGATCCAGGAGATCCTGCGCTGCCAGGTGCGGGAACGGTCCAGACGATTAGAGGACCCGTCCCTGGTGATCATCGACACCCAGTCCGTCCGCGTGGCGGCCGGGGTGCCGAAGGAGACGACGGGACTGGACGCGAACAAGAAGACGCCCGGCAGGAAGCGGGGACTGGCCGTCGATGTGCTGGGCCTGGTCATCGGTGTGGTGATCCTCGCTGCGAGCGCGCACGACAACGAAGCCGGCATCGCCCTGCTGGACCAGGCGGCTGAGCGGTGTGGGATGCGCCTGGAGAAGGTCCTGGTCGACCAGGGCTTCAAGGACGCCGTGATCATCCACGGGGCGGTGAAGGACATCACCGTTGAGGTGGTCCGCCGCAACCCCGACGACGAGGGGAAAGGCTTCGTCCCGCAACCGAAGCGGTGGGTGGTCGAGCAGGTCAACGGCACCCTCATGCTGCAGCGGCGCCTCGCCCGCGACTACGACCACCGGCCCGACAACGCGGCCTCCCGCGTCTACTGGGCCTCCACCGCCGGCATGCTCCGCCGCCTCACCACCCCTACCCCCACCTGGCGGGACGACGTGGAGCTGGCCGCGTGA
- a CDS encoding ROK family protein has protein sequence MNVIDTEAPFVVVDVGGTTLRIADYDPMTGALSGTRRTPVDGMARDPNAPVPVLQERVVEQLAREIGARTARDGGRCAPRTVGVAFAGPVTADGLVLAAPTVWGGRSEPLPLGALLTARVGAPVVVVNDLTAATWRYAATESRPFCLITVSSGIGNKVFRNGEVLLDPGGHGGELGHWTYDASPDALPCDCGGRGHLGAIASGRGVLAAARRAAVTDRGAFAASRLSALAHGRPEAIDNRAIASAVRAGDAFATAVLRTTVTPLAQAIGSVFTSIGICRYLLMGGFALAVGEPYRRLLVAELTRLGCFGLDADAIDAMVALGAADDDHGLLGVGRLLGARLPAGAGQVVG, from the coding sequence GTGAACGTCATCGACACCGAGGCTCCTTTCGTCGTGGTGGACGTGGGCGGCACCACCCTGCGCATCGCGGACTACGATCCGATGACCGGCGCCCTGTCCGGTACACGCCGCACGCCCGTCGATGGCATGGCCCGCGACCCGAACGCTCCCGTGCCCGTGCTGCAGGAACGCGTCGTCGAACAGTTGGCCCGAGAGATCGGTGCCCGAACCGCGCGGGACGGCGGCCGTTGCGCACCGCGCACCGTCGGCGTGGCCTTCGCCGGGCCGGTCACCGCCGACGGCCTCGTTCTGGCCGCCCCCACGGTCTGGGGCGGACGGAGCGAGCCACTGCCCCTCGGTGCCCTGCTCACGGCGCGCGTCGGCGCCCCGGTCGTCGTCGTCAATGATCTGACGGCTGCCACCTGGCGCTACGCCGCCACCGAGAGCCGGCCCTTCTGCCTCATCACGGTCAGCTCCGGCATCGGGAACAAGGTCTTCCGCAACGGCGAGGTCCTGCTGGACCCGGGCGGCCACGGCGGGGAGTTGGGGCACTGGACCTACGACGCCTCCCCTGACGCCCTGCCGTGCGACTGCGGGGGCCGCGGCCACCTGGGGGCGATCGCCTCCGGCCGCGGTGTGCTCGCCGCCGCGCGACGGGCCGCGGTGACCGACCGGGGGGCGTTCGCCGCCTCCCGGCTGTCGGCTCTCGCCCACGGCCGTCCCGAGGCGATCGACAACCGTGCCATCGCCTCGGCGGTTCGGGCGGGCGACGCCTTCGCGACTGCCGTCCTGCGCACCACCGTCACTCCCCTCGCCCAGGCGATCGGGTCCGTCTTCACTTCGATCGGCATCTGCCGCTACCTCTTGATGGGCGGCTTCGCGCTGGCCGTCGGTGAGCCCTACCGCAGGCTGCTGGTGGCCGAGTTGACCCGGCTCGGCTGTTTCGGTCTGGACGCGGACGCCATCGACGCGATGGTGGCGCTCGGTGCCGCCGATGACGATCACGGCCTGCTGGGCGTCGGCCGCCTGCTCGGCGCGCGCCTGCCCGCCGGGGCCGGGCAGGTGGTCGGATGA
- a CDS encoding serine hydrolase domain-containing protein translates to MGGTGKLLLSRLARAQALGRVPSVAGCALVEGRTAWTGVRGRVGGGSPTLDTQYRIGSLTKSFTAVLVMRLRDRGELRTNDPLDRYLPGTGIGDRTLEQLLSHTAGLTTMTPGCDWPYSGQGPAEPLRRGAGVLCAAGERFHYSNVGYALLGAVIERVRQEPWADVLAREVLAPLGMRGTGTDPGAEAAPGWSVHPWAPTLVAEEVQDARAMAAAGALWSTPADLARWAEFLLGDCAEVLHPDTLAEMAEPTRLSAHEDEPGAGFGLGLQAVRHQGRTLIGHPGGIPGFLATIWVDRERRTGAVIVGNASTGLSPSRALELLDIVGEQTLPLPDEWAPQNLPPHLLDLTGYWYQGPRPHAIQMEADGSVLLQPVSTRTKPSRFRAPASRFGTTPQGGLTGLDGAYVGEELRVLRDQDGRPAALELTGARFTRVPGPVPSTPALSPEVSG, encoded by the coding sequence ATGGGCGGAACCGGGAAGTTGCTCCTGAGCCGGCTCGCTCGTGCCCAAGCCCTGGGGCGGGTCCCGTCCGTCGCGGGCTGTGCCCTGGTCGAAGGACGGACGGCCTGGACCGGCGTCCGGGGACGGGTGGGTGGCGGGTCGCCGACCTTGGACACGCAGTACCGGATCGGGTCGCTCACGAAGTCCTTCACAGCCGTTCTGGTGATGCGGTTGCGGGACCGGGGTGAGCTCAGGACGAACGACCCGCTGGACCGGTATCTGCCGGGCACCGGAATCGGAGACCGCACCCTTGAGCAACTCCTGAGTCACACCGCGGGGTTGACGACCATGACGCCAGGCTGTGACTGGCCGTACAGCGGACAGGGGCCGGCCGAGCCGCTGCGGCGCGGGGCCGGGGTTCTCTGCGCGGCGGGGGAGCGCTTCCACTACTCGAATGTCGGGTACGCCCTTCTGGGCGCGGTGATCGAGAGGGTTCGGCAGGAGCCCTGGGCAGACGTGCTGGCCAGGGAGGTTCTCGCCCCATTGGGCATGAGAGGGACGGGCACGGACCCTGGTGCCGAGGCCGCTCCGGGATGGAGCGTGCACCCGTGGGCGCCGACGCTCGTGGCCGAAGAGGTCCAGGACGCCCGCGCCATGGCCGCCGCCGGGGCGCTGTGGTCCACGCCGGCGGACCTCGCCAGGTGGGCGGAGTTCCTCCTGGGCGACTGCGCCGAGGTGCTCCACCCGGACACGCTGGCCGAAATGGCCGAACCGACCCGGCTGTCCGCCCACGAGGACGAGCCCGGCGCCGGATTCGGACTGGGCCTGCAGGCGGTACGGCACCAGGGACGCACTCTGATCGGACACCCCGGCGGCATACCGGGATTCCTGGCCACGATCTGGGTGGACCGGGAACGCCGGACGGGGGCAGTGATCGTCGGCAACGCCAGCACCGGGCTGAGCCCGAGCCGGGCCCTGGAACTGCTCGACATCGTGGGTGAGCAGACGCTGCCCCTGCCCGACGAGTGGGCGCCGCAAAACCTGCCGCCCCACCTTCTGGACCTCACGGGCTACTGGTACCAGGGCCCGCGTCCGCACGCCATCCAGATGGAGGCGGACGGCAGCGTGCTGCTGCAACCGGTGAGCACCCGCACCAAGCCTTCCCGCTTCCGCGCTCCGGCCAGCCGGTTCGGTACCACTCCGCAGGGCGGTCTGACCGGACTGGACGGCGCGTACGTGGGAGAGGAACTGCGGGTGCTCCGGGATCAGGACGGGCGGCCGGCGGCCCTCGAGCTCACCGGTGCCCGCTTCACCCGCGTTCCCGGTCCGGTTCCGTCGACACCGGCCCTGTCCCCGGAGGTGTCCGGCTGA
- the malQ gene encoding 4-alpha-glucanotransferase produces MTAQKGHLTMADALVRLARAHGVATSYTTDRGVRVDVAPDTLVAVLAACGVDAATPAAARDALARHEFRSRTRLLPPCVVLRQPETVRLEALGLPRDTEGHVELENGAGRAALDDPLPAGLHTLHVQGPTGVGDCALLVAPARLAVPEGRHWGFLVQLYSVLSRRSWGMGDLGDLADLAAWSGRALGAGFLQLGPLHAAEPGPLTDPSPYRPSSRRFPDPLHLRVEAIPEYAYLDPAERRDVDACVAQARALNDRVLRGQSLIDRETVRALKLRALRGIHGAAPLSPGRAASFASFVQREGDELTDFATWCALAEVHAGDWHTWPADLRDPRSAAVARARTELADDIGFHQWLAWLTDEQLADAQHQARTAGMPIGLVHDLAVGVSPHGADAWAYQRFLAAGMSVGAPPDDFNPHGQNWGQPPWRPDALAAAAYRPLAGLLRAGLRHAGALRVDHVMGLFRLWWIPDGCAPDAGTYVRYDSDALLATLMLEANRAGAAVIGEDLGTVEAGVREHLADLGVLGTSVQRFEYVGGSEGRHGPLPPDQWRQECLATLTTHDLPTTSAWLSGEHVELRAGLGLLTRPETEEKAEAAAERDGWLAELTRLGLLPDGADSEDRDAALVALHAFLLRTPARLLGVWLPDATGDLMPQNLPGTSAAVHPNWRLPVADATGCPVPLEDLPDHPLLRRVTELFTPSHRSRVH; encoded by the coding sequence GGTGGACGCCGCCACCCCCGCGGCGGCGCGGGACGCCCTGGCCCGGCACGAATTTCGCTCCCGTACCCGCCTTTTGCCCCCGTGCGTCGTACTCCGGCAGCCCGAGACCGTACGGCTGGAGGCGCTCGGCCTGCCGCGTGACACCGAGGGCCACGTGGAACTGGAGAACGGTGCGGGAAGGGCCGCACTCGACGATCCGCTGCCCGCCGGACTGCACACCCTGCACGTCCAGGGCCCGACCGGTGTCGGCGACTGCGCCCTGCTGGTGGCCCCGGCACGGCTCGCGGTCCCCGAGGGCCGACACTGGGGCTTCCTCGTCCAGCTGTACTCCGTGCTGTCGCGACGCTCCTGGGGCATGGGCGACCTGGGAGACCTGGCGGACCTCGCCGCATGGTCGGGGCGCGCGCTGGGTGCCGGATTCCTCCAGTTGGGTCCCCTGCACGCCGCCGAGCCGGGACCGCTGACCGACCCGTCGCCCTACCGGCCCAGCTCACGCCGCTTCCCCGATCCCCTGCACCTGCGGGTGGAGGCGATACCCGAGTACGCGTATCTGGACCCGGCCGAGCGTCGCGACGTCGACGCCTGCGTGGCACAGGCGCGCGCCCTCAACGACAGGGTGCTGCGGGGACAGTCCCTGATCGACCGGGAGACTGTACGCGCCCTCAAGCTGCGTGCCCTGCGCGGCATCCACGGGGCGGCGCCGCTCAGTCCCGGCCGCGCCGCTTCCTTCGCCTCTTTCGTCCAGCGCGAAGGTGATGAACTCACCGACTTCGCCACCTGGTGCGCCCTCGCGGAGGTACACGCCGGCGACTGGCACACGTGGCCTGCCGACCTGCGCGATCCACGCTCGGCAGCAGTCGCCCGAGCCCGCACCGAACTCGCCGACGACATCGGCTTCCACCAGTGGCTCGCCTGGCTCACCGACGAGCAGCTCGCCGACGCCCAGCACCAGGCCCGCACCGCGGGCATGCCGATCGGGCTCGTGCACGATCTCGCTGTCGGCGTCTCGCCCCACGGCGCGGACGCCTGGGCGTACCAACGCTTTCTCGCCGCCGGCATGAGCGTGGGCGCGCCACCGGACGACTTCAACCCGCACGGCCAGAACTGGGGACAACCCCCCTGGCGGCCTGACGCGCTGGCGGCCGCGGCCTACCGCCCGCTGGCGGGTCTGCTGCGCGCCGGGCTCCGGCACGCCGGCGCGCTCCGTGTCGACCACGTCATGGGCCTGTTCCGGCTGTGGTGGATCCCCGACGGCTGCGCGCCGGACGCTGGCACCTATGTCCGCTACGACTCCGACGCACTGCTCGCCACACTGATGCTGGAGGCCAACCGGGCCGGCGCCGCCGTCATCGGGGAGGACCTCGGCACGGTGGAGGCCGGCGTCCGGGAGCACCTGGCGGACCTCGGCGTGCTGGGCACCTCCGTGCAGCGCTTCGAGTACGTCGGCGGGTCGGAGGGCCGGCATGGACCGCTTCCGCCCGACCAGTGGCGTCAGGAGTGCCTGGCCACACTCACCACCCACGATCTGCCGACCACCTCCGCGTGGCTGAGCGGCGAGCATGTGGAACTGCGCGCCGGGCTCGGCCTGCTGACCCGCCCCGAGACGGAGGAGAAGGCCGAGGCCGCCGCCGAACGCGATGGCTGGCTCGCGGAGCTGACCCGGCTCGGCCTGCTGCCGGACGGCGCCGATTCCGAGGACCGGGATGCCGCCCTCGTCGCACTGCACGCCTTTCTGCTGCGTACCCCGGCGCGGCTCCTCGGTGTGTGGCTGCCGGACGCAACAGGGGACCTGATGCCGCAGAACCTGCCGGGGACGTCGGCCGCGGTGCACCCCAACTGGAGGCTTCCCGTGGCCGACGCCACCGGGTGCCCGGTCCCGCTGGAGGATCTGCCGGACCACCCGCTGCTCCGGAGAGTCACCGAGTTGTTCACGCCTTCCCACCGTTCACGAGTCCACTGA
- a CDS encoding SDR family oxidoreductase, with product MSTVLVIGSGFVGTGIARHLAAHGHTVTLASRGRPSTSPTTYGARWAALDATVPEACDRLLTRLRPDGVVLVHGPSDVTWCEEHPGEAEQAHAAVAGNVASLAPGARVVLISTDNVFDGSLPHNTESTPVRPANAYGRAKLRAEQILLATAADAVVLRVSLVYGHEPADAGKWLNFFASCAHQLLLGEAVHAPDDHWTTPVTVSDVARVTASVLFAPAPLPEVLHLGGPDRVTRAEWALTIADLLGAPRRLVVPVPKAATRYASRPENACLTSASLPGLLGLTPVDGVAAGARKLVTAFTGRHAISRTPPGTGPVSTEPDRERG from the coding sequence ATGAGCACCGTCCTGGTGATAGGCAGCGGCTTCGTCGGTACCGGCATCGCCCGGCATCTCGCAGCCCACGGGCACACCGTCACCCTGGCGTCGCGCGGGCGGCCCTCAACGTCGCCCACGACGTACGGGGCACGCTGGGCGGCGCTGGACGCCACCGTCCCCGAGGCGTGCGACAGGCTTCTGACCCGACTGCGTCCCGACGGCGTGGTCCTGGTGCACGGCCCGTCCGACGTGACCTGGTGCGAGGAGCATCCGGGTGAGGCCGAGCAGGCTCACGCAGCGGTAGCGGGCAACGTGGCATCCCTGGCCCCGGGGGCCCGTGTCGTGCTCATCTCCACGGACAACGTCTTCGACGGCTCCTTGCCGCACAACACCGAGTCCACGCCGGTACGGCCCGCGAACGCATACGGCCGCGCCAAGCTCCGTGCCGAGCAGATCCTGCTGGCCACGGCGGCCGACGCCGTGGTGCTGCGCGTGAGCCTCGTCTACGGCCACGAGCCGGCGGACGCGGGGAAGTGGCTGAACTTCTTCGCGTCCTGCGCTCATCAACTGTTGCTGGGTGAAGCGGTGCACGCGCCCGACGACCATTGGACGACCCCGGTGACCGTCTCCGACGTGGCCCGGGTCACCGCCTCCGTGCTCTTCGCCCCTGCCCCGCTGCCCGAAGTCCTCCACCTCGGCGGTCCGGACCGGGTCACCCGGGCCGAGTGGGCGCTGACGATCGCCGACCTGCTGGGCGCGCCGCGGAGGTTGGTGGTCCCGGTCCCGAAGGCCGCGACGCGGTACGCCTCCCGGCCCGAGAACGCGTGTCTGACAAGCGCGTCGCTGCCCGGCCTGCTCGGTCTGACCCCGGTCGACGGTGTCGCCGCCGGGGCGCGAAAGCTCGTCACCGCTTTCACGGGGCGCCACGCGATCAGCCGGACACCTCCGGGGACAGGGCCGGTGTCGACGGAACCGGACCGGGAACGCGGGTGA